Proteins co-encoded in one Kocuria flava genomic window:
- a CDS encoding 6-phosphofructokinase translates to MKIGLMTSGGDCPGLNAVIRGAVLHGIKTYGHEFVGFRDGWRGVLEGDVVDLPRTRVRGLAREGGTILGTSRTNPYDGPHGGPEKIAVTLERHHVDAVVAIGGEGTLAGAKRLAEAGLPVVGVPKTIDNDLQATDYTFGFDTAVQIATDAMDRLRTTGESHHRAMVAEVMGRHVGWIALHSGMSAGAHAVLIPEQQVPMEQVAEWVTEVHERGRSPLVVVAEGFIPEGIDEVVAGRGTEASGRPRLGGVGEYVTERLEAMTGIETRNTILGHIQRGGAPTGFDRVLATRFGLSVVDLVHEKQWGRMVAIRGTDMVRVPFDEALSGLKTVPQHRWDEAKVLFGR, encoded by the coding sequence ATGAAGATCGGACTGATGACCAGCGGTGGCGACTGCCCCGGGCTGAACGCGGTGATCCGCGGCGCGGTGCTGCACGGCATCAAGACCTACGGCCACGAGTTCGTGGGCTTCCGCGACGGCTGGCGCGGGGTGCTCGAGGGCGACGTCGTGGACCTGCCCCGCACCCGGGTCCGCGGTCTCGCGCGCGAGGGCGGCACCATCCTGGGCACCTCCCGCACCAACCCCTACGACGGCCCCCACGGCGGGCCCGAGAAGATCGCGGTGACGCTCGAGCGCCACCACGTCGACGCGGTCGTGGCCATCGGCGGGGAGGGCACCCTGGCCGGGGCCAAGCGCCTGGCCGAGGCCGGGCTGCCCGTGGTGGGCGTGCCCAAGACCATCGACAACGACCTGCAGGCCACCGACTACACCTTCGGCTTCGACACGGCCGTGCAGATCGCCACCGACGCCATGGACCGGCTGCGCACCACCGGGGAGTCCCACCACCGGGCCATGGTCGCCGAGGTGATGGGCCGCCACGTCGGGTGGATCGCGCTGCACTCCGGGATGTCCGCCGGTGCCCACGCCGTGCTGATCCCCGAGCAGCAGGTGCCGATGGAGCAGGTCGCCGAGTGGGTCACGGAGGTGCACGAGCGCGGCCGCTCGCCGCTGGTCGTCGTGGCCGAGGGCTTCATCCCGGAGGGCATCGACGAGGTCGTGGCCGGCAGGGGCACCGAGGCCTCCGGGCGGCCGCGCCTGGGCGGGGTCGGGGAGTACGTCACGGAGCGGCTCGAGGCGATGACCGGGATCGAGACCCGCAACACGATCCTGGGCCACATCCAGCGCGGCGGGGCGCCCACGGGCTTCGACCGGGTGCTGGCCACCCGCTTCGGGCTGTCGGTCGTCGACCTCGTCCACGAGAAGCAGTGGGGGAGGATGGTCGCGATCCGCGGCACCGACATGGTCCGGGTGCCCTTCGACGAGGCGCTCTCCGG